Proteins found in one Nostoc sp. NIES-3756 genomic segment:
- a CDS encoding IS701 family transposase: MDVELQILKHLPRDAQPTVALVDEYCAEYKDLFKEVRNYECFKYLHLGIISPIKRKSLPEIAKVVSINSAQSLHHFMANSDWSVKKLKNRRLKKLKRALNGQAITVVIDETGDRKKGKKTDYVARQYLGSVGKVDNGIVTVNAYGVYDNITFPLCFKVFKPKGTLKEGDKYKTKIELASEIITELINQGFNIELVLADSLYGESSEFIKKLNEYELAYVVAIRSNHGVWLPASQSVRANKWCKFERTFSNQKSETRYIREIVYGKRRAITYWEITTDPETMPENSTTFIMTNLQGDLKKTLGDLYGLRTWVEYGFRQCKQELGWTDYRLTNFQHIEKWWEIIFCVYTMISLNSPAFLALTQKSEITPQIKQTSSADFSHHQQWNHGCGWKNTLNNFRLIVQPLLLFWLVYPWINIFPNSNLFLGFNHLINAMNQFKPFYASG; the protein is encoded by the coding sequence TTGCGCTCGTAGATGAATATTGTGCAGAGTACAAAGACCTGTTTAAAGAAGTAAGAAATTATGAATGCTTCAAATATTTGCATTTAGGGATAATTTCGCCAATAAAAAGAAAATCACTACCAGAAATAGCCAAAGTAGTAAGTATAAACTCGGCACAATCATTACATCATTTTATGGCTAATTCAGATTGGTCAGTAAAGAAATTAAAGAACCGAAGATTAAAGAAGTTAAAGAGAGCATTAAATGGTCAGGCGATAACCGTAGTAATAGATGAAACGGGAGATAGGAAAAAAGGTAAAAAGACAGATTATGTAGCAAGACAATATCTAGGAAGCGTAGGAAAAGTAGATAATGGAATAGTGACAGTCAATGCCTATGGAGTTTATGACAATATAACATTTCCATTATGTTTCAAAGTATTTAAACCGAAGGGGACGCTCAAAGAAGGAGATAAATATAAAACCAAAATAGAATTAGCGTCAGAAATTATTACAGAATTAATTAATCAGGGATTTAATATTGAATTGGTACTAGCGGATAGTTTGTATGGTGAAAGTAGCGAATTCATTAAAAAACTAAATGAATATGAATTAGCTTATGTTGTAGCAATTAGAAGTAATCATGGAGTCTGGCTGCCAGCGTCGCAGAGCGTTAGAGCTAATAAGTGGTGCAAATTTGAGAGAACATTTAGTAATCAAAAATCTGAAACTAGATACATTCGAGAGATAGTTTATGGTAAAAGAAGAGCCATAACATACTGGGAAATAACTACTGACCCAGAAACAATGCCGGAAAATTCTACAACATTTATCATGACGAATCTTCAAGGGGATCTCAAGAAAACTTTAGGCGACCTATATGGATTAAGAACATGGGTAGAATATGGATTTCGGCAGTGTAAACAAGAATTAGGCTGGACAGATTATCGATTGACTAATTTCCAACATATTGAGAAATGGTGGGAGATTATTTTCTGTGTTTACACCATGATTAGCTTAAATTCTCCAGCTTTTTTAGCTTTAACTCAAAAGAGTGAAATTACACCACAGATAAAACAAACTAGCTCTGCCGATTTTTCTCATCATCAGCAATGGAATCATGGTTGTGGATGGAAGAATACTTTAAATAATTTTCGTCTAATTGTCCAACCGCTTTTACTATTTTGGTTAGTTTATCCCTGGATAAATATTTTTCCTAATTCCAATTTATTTCTAGGTTTCAATCATTTAATTAACGCAATGAATCAATTTAAACCCTTTTACGCTTCTGGATAA
- a CDS encoding alpha-2-macroglobulin family protein, with protein sequence MIIRVFIRCFFVLVLVLGIGGCSFFGIKSGREPLPIVSPLTPPQLPDWIEQISPIGEAKPLNQIRIRFKEALIPVESLDSPEQQQILQKFALWPPLPGQFRFLTPRMVGFQADQALPIATRLQVTLKAGLADLKNHRLNKDLSWTFNTESINLTNLPGVNPIEKAEAEPIDVKPKLKFTSNVELDIPSVQEHLQLISEGKNEGVRFQVTLNKEEKPLDNEEPLKKFHPSARNWIYNLIPQQNLEKATNYRLVFSPGIRPAYGNLPTEKEFASKLATYAPLVFQKISFYGQPDAGGTYGRFIKGSPQLEFNNILVADSAKENIKINPAPKDISRILRVNDEDRVVGINPYALEPAKSYTITIGENLKDKFGQTLGKPITLKYDTGDLAGDIWVPSDLNIFPANKNLQLNISTVNLPESKYKAAYQVVNPTDLVYFNYANDLLAKPSEWQSFQITAKKNQSVDVTVPLQEKLNANTGMLAYGVQARTNKYLENGKELWREPTTYGLVELTNLGVFTQWFPESGLIRVNHLTDGAPVKGASIEIYQSKLQAKSRPEPVPCATGKTDDSGTLRIKREEIQRCNSSNKPPDLLVIARENQDWAFTRTEEYSGTYGYGIDAGWQNGKPESRGVIFSDRQLYQPGEKAWLTGFADYLQNGIIQQDKNAVYQLTLINPDGQKTNLGTQTTNEFGTFSLELPINKTQRLGYYTIQAKGKNGLEISGEFRIAEFKPPNFKVEVNLNKEFAYIDEQVDISTTSNYLFGAPVEGGEAKYFVTRQQTNFIPKGWEEFTFDRQWFWPEENPTVPTEVLQTNSQLDANGKSSQVVTVAKDLPYPMNYRVDVQVADVSNLSVANSKTFTALPNNRLIGLKSNFIADAGKAFPIEFIVTEPTGKSISGQRVRLELQQIKYSSVTQLVEGSQTPKNQVEYKTVSQTDVTSTSSPQSVNLTPPESGAYRIRANLSDAKSELSATDAQIWVTGGSEVFWGDRDKNVLEVKLDKKEFKVGEIATALIQSPYPDAELYFAVVKDKPIYQQLTKVQGSAPQIQFQVTPEMLPNAAVEAVLVRQGKPINQVDVGSLDKLVKIGFTPFKVNLQDKYLKLQVKPVQTSLEPGAEETLQLELKDNQGNPTKGQFTVMVVNEAVLQLSGYRPPNLVDTIYAEQPISTRFSDNRPQVILQPQDVAKPKGWGYGGGFSTGAANTRTRTDFQALAYYNGSVLTDANGNAQITFKLPDDLTTWRVMAVATDGNLRFGNGDTTFLTTKPLLTNAILPQFVRPGDRILAGLSVTNNTGNTGNLAINGEISGTVKFNSKNPTATSLQTKAESTTQAYRFPMVADRVGVGTVRFTTQLNGTAADAFAVPLEVKPIEITEQVVETGVSQKQVKIPLNVDKNTFPEAGGLDIQLASTLIPEIKAPAKQVLANNDLPFTEPTASQLVIAANLQNIAQKYGQTFAQFNPNQQAILAVEKLQKLQIADGGFAAFPGQEKSDPWVSTYAAESLVKASQIFPNSVDSAMLSRLKSYLQKVLANPGQYNFCTQQLCKRQLQLHALIALTELGDKRNTFLTDIYTQRNNFDLVTQIKLARYLTQFPEWQNESQQLLNKLQQNIYQTGRTAVITLPSGWGWMSSSTTAQAQALRLFIAKQSQPEVIDKLLQSLLALRRNGTWQNDYDNAQALTALVEYSQLQPTPPNFVATVQLAGKKLGENRFAGYQNSSLQLNVPMNQLPLGRHDVTLQKSGNGTLHYLVAYNYRLQGNQPGRFNGLRITREISQVNAEKVLQKTGIYALDKPLTLAPGQVFDIGLEIICDRLVNHLVIKDPLPAGLEAVDASFQTTTAALQAKADSWELGFRNIYRDRIIAYADHLEPGVYSLHYLVRSVTPGTFSWPGAEVHLQYAPEEFGRTAESTLVVKESN encoded by the coding sequence ATGATTATTAGAGTTTTTATACGGTGTTTTTTTGTGCTGGTGTTGGTGTTGGGGATAGGGGGTTGTAGTTTTTTTGGAATTAAATCGGGAAGGGAACCATTACCAATAGTTTCGCCACTGACACCGCCCCAATTACCAGATTGGATTGAACAAATTAGTCCTATTGGAGAGGCGAAACCTTTAAATCAAATTCGGATTCGTTTTAAAGAGGCTTTAATTCCAGTTGAAAGTTTGGATAGTCCAGAACAGCAACAGATATTACAAAAGTTTGCGCTTTGGCCGCCATTACCGGGACAATTTCGCTTTTTGACACCGCGCATGGTGGGATTTCAAGCTGATCAAGCATTACCAATTGCTACAAGATTACAAGTTACTCTCAAAGCAGGTTTAGCAGATTTAAAAAATCATCGATTAAACAAAGATTTATCTTGGACTTTTAATACTGAATCTATCAATCTCACCAATTTACCCGGTGTAAATCCTATTGAGAAAGCTGAGGCGGAACCTATAGATGTCAAACCCAAACTAAAGTTTACTTCCAATGTTGAATTAGATATACCATCTGTACAAGAACATTTACAGTTAATTTCCGAAGGTAAAAATGAGGGTGTGCGCTTCCAAGTTACTTTAAACAAGGAAGAGAAGCCGTTAGATAATGAGGAACCTTTAAAGAAATTTCACCCTTCAGCACGTAATTGGATTTATAATCTCATTCCTCAACAAAATCTCGAAAAAGCTACTAATTATCGCCTAGTATTTTCTCCTGGTATTCGTCCTGCTTATGGCAATTTACCAACAGAGAAAGAATTTGCTAGTAAGTTGGCGACTTATGCACCTCTAGTATTTCAAAAAATCAGCTTTTATGGACAACCAGATGCAGGGGGAACCTATGGACGATTTATCAAAGGTAGTCCACAATTAGAATTTAATAATATCTTAGTGGCAGATTCAGCTAAAGAAAATATCAAAATTAATCCTGCGCCAAAAGATATCTCGAGGATTTTGCGAGTTAATGACGAAGATAGAGTTGTTGGGATTAATCCTTATGCCCTAGAACCTGCTAAGAGTTATACAATTACTATTGGTGAGAATCTCAAAGATAAGTTTGGGCAAACTTTGGGTAAACCCATCACACTTAAATATGATACTGGAGATTTAGCTGGTGATATTTGGGTTCCTTCAGACTTAAATATTTTTCCTGCAAATAAGAATTTACAGCTAAATATTAGCACTGTTAATTTACCAGAATCTAAATATAAAGCCGCTTATCAAGTAGTTAACCCTACAGACTTGGTTTATTTTAATTATGCTAATGATTTACTAGCCAAACCTTCTGAATGGCAAAGCTTCCAAATAACAGCTAAGAAAAATCAATCAGTTGATGTTACTGTTCCTCTGCAAGAGAAACTCAACGCTAATACTGGAATGTTAGCTTATGGAGTGCAAGCTCGTACTAATAAATATCTGGAGAATGGTAAAGAACTTTGGCGAGAACCTACGACTTATGGCTTAGTAGAACTGACGAACTTGGGTGTCTTTACTCAATGGTTTCCTGAGTCTGGGTTAATTCGCGTAAATCATTTAACAGATGGTGCGCCAGTTAAAGGTGCAAGTATTGAAATTTATCAGTCAAAACTACAAGCGAAATCGCGTCCTGAACCTGTACCTTGTGCAACAGGTAAAACTGATGATAGTGGGACTTTGAGAATTAAGCGTGAAGAAATACAGCGATGCAATTCTAGTAATAAACCACCAGATTTATTAGTAATTGCCCGTGAAAATCAAGATTGGGCATTTACCAGAACTGAAGAATATAGTGGTACTTATGGATATGGTATTGATGCAGGTTGGCAAAATGGTAAACCAGAGTCACGCGGGGTAATTTTTTCAGATAGACAATTGTATCAACCAGGAGAAAAAGCTTGGTTGACTGGGTTTGCTGATTATTTACAAAATGGGATAATTCAGCAAGATAAAAATGCTGTTTATCAATTAACTTTAATCAATCCTGATGGGCAAAAGACTAATTTAGGTACGCAAACAACAAATGAATTTGGAACTTTCTCTCTAGAATTACCTATCAATAAAACTCAGCGTTTAGGCTACTATACAATTCAGGCTAAAGGCAAGAATGGACTAGAAATTTCTGGAGAGTTCCGCATAGCTGAGTTTAAACCACCAAATTTTAAAGTCGAGGTTAACTTAAATAAAGAATTTGCTTATATTGATGAGCAAGTTGATATAAGTACAACTAGCAATTATTTATTTGGTGCGCCTGTAGAGGGTGGAGAAGCAAAATATTTCGTAACTCGCCAACAGACTAATTTTATCCCTAAAGGTTGGGAAGAATTTACTTTTGATCGCCAATGGTTTTGGCCGGAAGAAAATCCTACTGTCCCTACTGAAGTATTACAAACTAATAGCCAGTTGGACGCTAATGGTAAAAGTAGTCAGGTGGTAACTGTGGCGAAAGATTTACCCTATCCGATGAATTACCGTGTGGATGTGCAAGTTGCAGATGTATCTAATCTTTCTGTAGCTAATTCTAAGACTTTTACAGCCTTACCCAATAATCGTTTAATTGGCTTAAAAAGTAATTTTATCGCTGATGCTGGTAAAGCTTTCCCTATCGAATTTATCGTTACGGAACCAACAGGAAAATCAATCTCAGGTCAACGTGTACGTTTAGAATTACAACAGATAAAATACAGTAGCGTTACGCAATTAGTAGAAGGTAGCCAAACACCTAAAAACCAAGTTGAATATAAAACAGTTTCCCAAACAGACGTTACATCTACTAGTAGTCCACAATCAGTAAATTTAACACCTCCTGAATCTGGTGCATATCGCATTAGAGCTAATTTGAGTGATGCTAAATCAGAATTAAGTGCCACAGATGCACAAATTTGGGTAACTGGAGGAAGTGAAGTATTCTGGGGTGATAGAGATAAAAATGTCTTAGAAGTTAAGCTAGACAAAAAGGAGTTTAAAGTTGGGGAAATTGCCACCGCTTTAATTCAATCTCCTTATCCAGATGCAGAATTATATTTTGCTGTAGTTAAAGACAAACCCATTTATCAACAACTTACTAAAGTTCAGGGAAGCGCACCACAAATTCAATTTCAAGTTACGCCGGAAATGCTACCGAATGCAGCCGTTGAAGCTGTGTTAGTTAGACAGGGTAAACCTATTAATCAAGTGGATGTAGGTAGTTTAGATAAGTTGGTGAAAATTGGCTTTACTCCTTTTAAAGTCAACTTGCAGGATAAATATTTAAAATTGCAAGTTAAGCCTGTGCAAACATCATTAGAACCGGGTGCAGAGGAAACATTACAACTAGAACTGAAAGATAACCAAGGAAACCCCACCAAAGGACAATTTACTGTTATGGTGGTAAATGAGGCAGTGTTACAGCTTTCTGGTTATCGTCCACCGAATTTGGTAGATACAATATACGCAGAACAGCCAATATCTACCCGCTTTAGTGATAACCGTCCCCAAGTTATCCTACAACCACAGGATGTAGCTAAACCCAAAGGTTGGGGTTATGGTGGTGGCTTCTCCACTGGTGCTGCAAATACTCGCACCCGCACTGACTTTCAAGCTTTAGCTTACTACAACGGTTCTGTTCTTACCGACGCTAACGGTAATGCACAGATAACCTTTAAATTACCCGATGACTTAACTACATGGCGAGTCATGGCTGTGGCTACCGATGGAAATCTGCGTTTTGGCAATGGAGACACGACATTTCTCACAACTAAACCACTGCTAACTAATGCCATCTTGCCACAGTTTGTCCGTCCAGGCGATCGCATTCTCGCAGGTTTATCCGTTACTAACAACACCGGAAATACAGGAAACCTTGCAATTAACGGTGAAATTAGCGGCACTGTGAAGTTTAACAGTAAAAATCCCACAGCTACCAGCCTACAAACCAAAGCTGAGTCTACAACTCAGGCTTATCGTTTCCCAATGGTAGCTGATAGGGTGGGAGTTGGTACAGTCCGCTTCACTACACAACTAAATGGTACAGCCGCCGATGCTTTCGCCGTACCTTTGGAAGTGAAACCAATAGAAATTACCGAACAAGTAGTGGAAACTGGTGTCAGCCAAAAGCAGGTAAAAATCCCCTTAAATGTTGATAAAAATACCTTTCCCGAAGCTGGAGGGTTGGATATTCAATTGGCGAGTACATTAATTCCGGAAATTAAAGCACCCGCAAAACAGGTATTAGCTAATAATGATTTACCATTCACAGAACCCACTGCGAGTCAATTAGTCATAGCAGCTAATCTCCAAAATATTGCCCAAAAATATGGACAGACATTTGCACAATTCAATCCTAACCAACAGGCGATTTTAGCAGTTGAAAAATTGCAAAAACTGCAAATAGCTGATGGTGGTTTTGCTGCTTTTCCCGGACAGGAAAAATCTGACCCTTGGGTTTCTACCTACGCGGCTGAATCTTTAGTCAAAGCCAGTCAGATATTCCCTAATTCTGTCGATTCTGCAATGTTATCTCGCCTCAAAAGTTATTTGCAGAAAGTCCTAGCAAACCCTGGACAGTATAATTTCTGTACACAGCAACTATGTAAAAGACAACTACAACTCCATGCTTTAATAGCATTAACAGAATTGGGAGATAAGCGGAATACTTTCCTTACAGATATTTACACACAACGCAACAACTTTGATTTAGTAACTCAAATCAAATTAGCACGTTACTTAACCCAATTCCCCGAATGGCAAAACGAATCTCAGCAATTACTAAATAAGCTGCAACAAAACATCTATCAAACTGGACGCACAGCCGTTATTACTTTACCCTCTGGTTGGGGATGGATGAGTTCATCTACTACAGCACAAGCGCAAGCTTTACGCTTATTTATTGCCAAACAAAGCCAGCCGGAAGTGATAGATAAATTACTGCAAAGTCTTCTCGCACTACGCCGGAACGGGACATGGCAAAATGATTATGACAACGCTCAAGCCTTAACAGCTTTGGTAGAATATAGCCAACTGCAACCTACACCACCTAATTTTGTCGCCACAGTGCAGTTAGCTGGTAAGAAGTTGGGGGAAAATCGCTTTGCAGGCTATCAAAATTCCAGCCTCCAGTTAAATGTACCAATGAATCAATTACCCCTCGGTCGTCATGATGTAACTCTGCAAAAATCGGGTAATGGGACTCTGCACTATTTGGTTGCTTATAACTATCGCTTGCAAGGAAACCAACCAGGACGCTTTAACGGATTACGCATAACACGCGAAATTAGTCAAGTAAATGCAGAGAAAGTTTTACAAAAAACAGGTATCTACGCCTTAGATAAACCCTTGACTTTAGCCCCTGGACAAGTGTTTGATATTGGTTTAGAAATTATATGCGATCGCCTTGTAAACCACTTAGTAATTAAAGATCCGTTACCAGCAGGTTTAGAAGCCGTTGACGCAAGTTTCCAAACCACCACAGCCGCATTACAAGCCAAAGCCGATAGCTGGGAACTGGGTTTTAGGAATATTTACCGCGATCGCATTATCGCCTATGCCGACCACCTAGAACCAGGCGTTTACAGCCTACATTATTTGGTGCGTTCCGTTACCCCTGGCACGTTTTCCTGGCCTGGTGCAGAAGTTCACCTACAATATGCACCAGAAGAATTTGGGCGCACTGCGGAGTCAACGCTAGTGGTGAAGGAGAGTAACTAA